In a single window of the Hydrogenobaculum sp. 3684 genome:
- a CDS encoding iron-sulfur cluster assembly accessory protein: protein MEATTLVFTVSELASQEIAKIAAENNIENPMLRIRVVPGGCSGFQYAMGFDDSVEETDIVLESNGTKVIIDQFSVPYINGAELDYVQDFMGGGFTIKNPNNFGGGCSCGSGGCGSH, encoded by the coding sequence ATGGAAGCAACTACTTTAGTTTTTACAGTGTCAGAATTGGCTTCTCAGGAAATAGCTAAAATAGCAGCTGAGAACAACATTGAGAACCCTATGCTTAGAATTAGGGTTGTACCAGGTGGATGTTCTGGTTTCCAATACGCTATGGGATTTGATGATAGCGTAGAAGAAACAGACATCGTATTGGAATCAAATGGCACAAAGGTCATCATAGACCAATTCTCTGTACCTTATATAAACGGCGCAGAACTTGATTACGTCCAAGATTTTATGGGCGGTGGATTTACCATTAAAAATCCAAACAACTTTGGTGGCGGTTGTAGCTGCGGTTCTGGCGGTTGCGGTTCACACTAA
- the pheT gene encoding phenylalanine--tRNA ligase subunit beta: MFAPLSILSEYVEIEDPQYVADKLSISGTETTLKRFGTDIKNVKVGEILSIQKLENLNLCKVFLGDTAIDVITSASNVYVGAKVPVAVKGASLGSKTIDTKTFKGFESQGMLLSASELGLDDIEEGILILDNNVEVGKDVASLLDFGEYVLECEITPNRGDLLSIVGIAREISAITNKPFNLNIEKDLPEKIDIDISIDTKGCYRYVGSVVEDVSVKSSTLLLKKTLWKMGLKTISNVVDITNYVMMMLGQPLHAFDKDKIGSKIVIRQAKQKEKLIALDKKEYELDESIMVIANDKGPIALAGVIGGLDSSISHDTKNILLESALFDPIFVRKASKTLKLSTDASYRFERGIDIDMALKASFFALKLIEKEAGGKVIGYNEVIREALPVKRFFLPMNDYIRYTAINFEKEKISEIANKLGIPNKPMRCGIEFEAPSHRYYDIDSSIDLIEEIVRITDFNTFETDPLTLLPKPNDKKDYTYEIKNKLVANGLKEVINLSFDKIEDYEALGLEKPTIEIKNPILPSFRFLRRYLTPSMIRLADQNVKKHIYDFAIFEISDIFKEDSQSTHICILLRGHKRIYPKTKWNINHIKEIIKAINKDVMFGFSNLSFLHPYQQGSLKFDDKDIGFFGVLKSDILQDTIICEFEIPNKAKYREIKEISKYPPIVRDISLIMSIDFDVQKLIILIREFFGSMLENVLVFDFYKGEQIEEDKKSVGLRLSLRALDRSLEDEEVNVLIEKLLERLKEEGIELRFA; encoded by the coding sequence ATGTTTGCACCTTTATCAATACTAAGCGAATACGTGGAAATAGAAGATCCTCAATATGTAGCCGATAAACTTTCTATATCTGGCACTGAGACTACGTTAAAAAGATTTGGTACTGATATAAAAAATGTAAAGGTTGGTGAAATCTTGTCCATACAAAAGCTTGAAAACTTAAATCTATGTAAAGTATTTTTAGGAGACACCGCTATCGATGTAATAACAAGTGCTTCCAATGTTTACGTGGGTGCTAAAGTACCGGTAGCTGTAAAAGGAGCCTCTTTAGGTAGTAAAACCATAGATACAAAAACCTTTAAAGGTTTCGAATCTCAAGGTATGCTTTTGTCAGCTTCAGAGCTTGGCTTGGATGATATAGAAGAAGGTATCCTAATACTAGATAACAACGTTGAAGTAGGCAAGGATGTAGCGTCTTTGCTTGATTTTGGAGAATATGTGTTAGAATGCGAGATTACACCAAACAGAGGAGATTTACTTTCTATAGTTGGCATAGCAAGAGAGATAAGCGCCATCACGAACAAACCGTTTAATCTCAACATAGAAAAAGATTTGCCAGAAAAAATAGATATAGATATATCAATTGATACTAAAGGATGCTATAGATATGTAGGAAGTGTTGTAGAAGATGTATCTGTTAAAAGCTCAACACTTTTGCTTAAAAAAACTCTTTGGAAGATGGGTCTTAAAACTATTTCCAACGTTGTGGATATAACAAACTACGTTATGATGATGTTAGGACAACCTCTTCATGCTTTTGATAAAGACAAAATTGGCAGTAAAATTGTTATAAGGCAGGCAAAACAAAAAGAGAAACTTATAGCTTTAGATAAAAAAGAATATGAACTTGATGAGTCTATTATGGTTATAGCCAACGACAAAGGACCAATAGCTTTGGCTGGTGTTATAGGTGGATTAGATAGCTCCATATCTCATGACACAAAAAACATACTTTTAGAATCTGCTCTTTTTGATCCAATTTTTGTAAGAAAAGCCTCAAAGACTCTAAAGTTATCAACAGATGCCTCTTACAGGTTTGAAAGAGGTATAGATATAGATATGGCTTTAAAAGCTTCTTTTTTTGCTTTAAAACTCATAGAGAAAGAAGCGGGTGGCAAAGTGATAGGTTATAATGAAGTAATAAGAGAAGCATTACCTGTTAAAAGGTTCTTCTTACCTATGAACGATTATATAAGATACACTGCCATTAATTTTGAAAAAGAAAAAATATCAGAAATAGCTAACAAATTAGGTATTCCCAACAAACCTATGAGATGCGGTATAGAGTTTGAAGCTCCGTCTCACAGATACTACGATATTGACTCTTCCATAGACCTTATAGAAGAAATCGTAAGAATAACAGATTTTAACACCTTTGAAACAGACCCATTAACACTCTTACCAAAGCCCAACGACAAGAAAGATTATACATATGAAATAAAGAATAAATTGGTAGCCAACGGATTAAAGGAAGTAATAAATTTAAGCTTCGACAAAATAGAAGACTATGAAGCTCTTGGCTTAGAAAAACCCACTATAGAAATCAAAAATCCCATACTACCTTCTTTTAGGTTTTTAAGAAGATATCTAACGCCATCTATGATAAGGTTGGCAGATCAAAATGTTAAAAAGCACATATACGACTTTGCTATATTTGAGATATCAGATATTTTTAAAGAAGATTCCCAATCCACACATATATGTATATTGTTAAGAGGGCACAAGAGAATATACCCTAAAACAAAATGGAATATAAACCATATAAAGGAGATAATAAAAGCTATAAACAAAGATGTTATGTTTGGCTTTTCTAATTTATCGTTCCTTCATCCTTATCAACAGGGAAGCCTAAAGTTTGACGATAAAGATATAGGGTTTTTTGGTGTTTTGAAAAGCGATATACTACAAGATACAATTATCTGTGAGTTTGAAATTCCTAATAAAGCAAAATATCGTGAAATAAAAGAAATATCAAAATATCCACCAATAGTAAGAGACATCTCACTGATAATGAGCATTGATTTTGATGTTCAAAAGCTTATTATTCTCATAAGAGAGTTTTTTGGAAGCATGCTAGAAAATGTTTTAGTATTTGATTTTTATAAAGGAGAGCAAATAGAAGAAGATAAGAAGAGCGTAGGTTTGAGACTTAGCTTAAGAGCCCTTGATAGAAGTTTAGAAGATGAAGAAGTAAACGTTCTAATAGAAAAACTGTTAGAACGTCTTAAAGAAGAGGGTATAGAGCTTAGATTTGCTTAG
- the rny gene encoding ribonuclease Y yields METVVIGILSILVLALAGFGFLAFKKLSEKQVVNTPSTSEESKILLEEAKRQADAILEEAKRQLEYSKELAEREASKYMEFIKKENEKLEKEKEAIKKELELRKEELEKDYARKQEELSSKEQSLLQREKSLESKETNLERKLQSLEKKEEELYAKERELRELEKALQKREKEIEQQYKNVETIKSEIEELKNKELIELQRIASLTKEEAYQEILRKAEEEAKIESIRIAKAIEEKAKEEAEREAKRIITTSIQRLSPEIAINYSTSTIELPSNEFKGRIIGREGRNIRAFEILTGVDIIIDDTPDTVTLSSFDPMRREIAKQALEKLIIDGRIHPARIEEVVEEVKKEMDNNIRKLGEETVMELGIHDMNPGLYYYIGKLYYRTSYSQNVLLHSKEVATIAGLMAAELGLNEKAAKRAGLLHDIGKAISNEMGGSHTDIGIELCKKYKEPDYVLNAIKAHHEEEPVKYPEVALVCAADALSAARPGARRESLEAYIKRLEKLEEIVKSFPGVSNVYAMQAGREVRVIVSPSELTDEQAYDLSKKIAKKIEEEMDYPGNIKVVVIRENRFVEYAR; encoded by the coding sequence ATGGAAACTGTTGTTATAGGTATCCTATCAATCTTAGTGTTAGCGTTAGCTGGTTTTGGGTTTTTAGCTTTTAAAAAGCTAAGCGAAAAACAAGTGGTGAATACGCCAAGCACATCCGAAGAGTCAAAGATACTCTTAGAAGAGGCCAAGAGGCAAGCAGACGCTATATTAGAAGAAGCTAAAAGACAGCTAGAGTATTCAAAAGAACTAGCCGAAAGAGAAGCTTCCAAATATATGGAGTTTATCAAGAAAGAAAACGAAAAACTAGAGAAAGAAAAAGAAGCTATAAAAAAAGAGTTAGAGCTTAGAAAGGAAGAGCTAGAAAAAGACTACGCCAGAAAACAAGAAGAGCTTTCCTCAAAAGAGCAATCTCTTTTACAAAGGGAAAAAAGCTTAGAATCCAAAGAGACAAACCTAGAAAGAAAGCTACAAAGCCTTGAGAAAAAAGAAGAGGAGCTTTACGCAAAAGAAAGAGAGCTAAGAGAATTAGAAAAAGCTCTTCAAAAGAGAGAAAAAGAGATAGAACAGCAGTATAAAAACGTGGAAACCATTAAAAGCGAAATAGAAGAACTCAAAAACAAGGAACTTATAGAACTCCAAAGAATAGCATCTTTAACCAAGGAAGAGGCTTATCAAGAGATATTAAGAAAAGCTGAAGAAGAGGCTAAGATAGAAAGCATAAGGATAGCAAAAGCCATAGAGGAAAAAGCAAAAGAAGAAGCTGAAAGGGAAGCAAAAAGAATTATCACCACATCTATTCAAAGGCTATCCCCAGAAATAGCAATAAATTACAGCACGTCTACTATAGAACTACCAAGCAATGAATTTAAAGGACGTATCATAGGAAGGGAAGGAAGAAATATAAGGGCTTTTGAAATACTAACGGGTGTTGATATTATAATAGACGACACTCCAGATACCGTTACGCTTTCGTCTTTTGATCCTATGAGAAGAGAGATAGCCAAACAAGCCCTTGAAAAACTTATAATTGATGGCAGAATACACCCAGCTCGTATAGAGGAGGTTGTAGAAGAAGTTAAAAAAGAAATGGACAACAACATTAGAAAGCTAGGTGAAGAAACTGTTATGGAGTTAGGCATCCACGATATGAACCCAGGGCTTTATTATTACATAGGTAAACTTTACTACAGGACGTCTTATTCACAAAACGTATTGCTTCATTCAAAAGAGGTAGCAACGATAGCCGGGCTCATGGCCGCTGAACTGGGCTTAAACGAAAAAGCCGCTAAAAGAGCTGGGCTCTTGCACGATATAGGAAAAGCCATATCAAACGAAATGGGTGGTTCCCACACAGATATAGGTATAGAGTTGTGCAAAAAGTATAAAGAGCCTGATTATGTTCTAAACGCCATAAAAGCACATCACGAGGAAGAACCCGTTAAATATCCTGAGGTAGCTTTAGTTTGTGCGGCAGATGCTCTTTCCGCAGCAAGACCAGGAGCAAGAAGAGAATCCCTAGAGGCTTACATTAAAAGGTTAGAAAAACTTGAAGAGATTGTAAAAAGTTTCCCAGGTGTATCAAACGTATATGCTATGCAAGCCGGTAGAGAAGTAAGGGTTATAGTATCACCTTCTGAACTTACAGATGAACAAGCTTACGATCTGTCTAAGAAAATTGCCAAGAAGATAGAGGAGGAAATGGATTATCCCGGCAACATAAAAGTTGTGGTTATAAGAGAAAACAGGTTTGTAGAGTATGCAAGATGA
- the hisIE gene encoding bifunctional phosphoribosyl-AMP cyclohydrolase/phosphoribosyl-ATP diphosphatase HisIE → MNIDIENIAFDEKGLIPVIAQDAFSGEIRMLAYANKEAIKKTIETGYAHYFSRSRNSIWKKGETSGELQEVLEIRIDCDNDTLIYMIKQQKDIACHTGNRNCFFRAFDKEKPSLMPFEILPFLERLIKDRISNPVENSYTSKLIKEGLDRIVQKVGEEAIESVIAFKNQDKKEIAYELADLIYHILVGIKYSNMSFEDIELELIRRHKS, encoded by the coding sequence ATGAATATAGATATAGAGAATATAGCTTTCGACGAAAAAGGTCTTATACCAGTAATAGCGCAAGATGCTTTTAGCGGTGAGATAAGAATGTTAGCTTACGCAAACAAAGAAGCCATAAAAAAAACGATAGAGACAGGCTACGCACATTACTTTTCTCGTTCAAGAAATAGCATATGGAAAAAAGGTGAAACCTCTGGAGAGCTACAAGAGGTACTGGAAATAAGAATAGACTGCGACAACGACACACTTATATATATGATAAAACAACAAAAAGATATAGCCTGTCATACAGGTAATAGAAATTGCTTTTTTAGGGCTTTTGATAAAGAAAAACCTTCTTTAATGCCCTTTGAGATATTGCCATTTTTAGAAAGACTTATAAAAGATAGAATATCAAATCCAGTAGAAAACTCATACACTTCTAAGCTTATAAAAGAAGGGCTTGATAGAATAGTGCAAAAAGTAGGCGAAGAAGCTATAGAGAGCGTTATAGCTTTTAAAAACCAAGATAAAAAAGAGATTGCTTATGAATTGGCAGACTTAATTTACCATATTTTGGTGGGTATAAAATACTCCAACATGTCTTTTGAGGATATAGAACTTGAACTTATAAGAAGACATAAATCATAG
- a CDS encoding RusA family crossover junction endodeoxyribonuclease: protein MEDDTLYLFISEPPKGKANRYIRQKGGAVFKPWKVLSWETKASWEISLQLKKLKFKKPFSCRVSVEAIIFLPDKRRRDIDNMLKTLWDVLEKNDVIKNDNLIYEVNTIKHVEKGMQGIFIKIKPYEEQTMKIEEAKNFIRIADNNIIEKL, encoded by the coding sequence ATGGAAGATGATACGCTGTATCTATTTATTTCAGAGCCTCCAAAAGGAAAAGCAAACAGGTATATAAGGCAAAAGGGCGGAGCTGTATTTAAACCTTGGAAGGTTTTGTCTTGGGAAACAAAGGCTTCTTGGGAGATAAGTTTACAGCTAAAAAAGCTAAAGTTTAAAAAACCGTTTTCTTGCAGGGTATCTGTTGAAGCTATTATATTTTTACCAGATAAAAGAAGAAGAGATATAGACAACATGTTGAAAACCCTTTGGGACGTATTGGAAAAAAACGATGTTATAAAGAATGACAACCTAATATATGAGGTAAATACTATAAAACATGTTGAAAAAGGTATGCAGGGAATTTTTATTAAAATAAAGCCTTATGAGGAACAAACGATGAAAATAGAAGAAGCTAAAAATTTTATAAGAATTGCCGATAATAATATCATTGAAAAATTGTGA
- a CDS encoding SAM-dependent methyltransferase, whose translation MKRFYDFFIQKAQGYYSANPKIGRGDFFTSPELDEAFGKSIAYFLKDYLDTFDKPKILELGAGNGIMAKDILDVLDIPYIIYETSQRLANIQKQILKCKNVIWIDDLDMLEPFEGIVLSNEFFDALGIAPIKDKKELYIEPPKEIWQEPHEDTKMLIDILNLDNAYYELPIDSFYIYQKISKLLKKGYILSIDYGYKTSPYKNTIRGYKNSKIVQNIYSDEIFDITYMVDFSMLEKIGEYFGFKNVFLKKQREFLMEIPYFMKTIEEVCQEEDAYSIERCSRLKNLILSMGESFYVLLQEKP comes from the coding sequence ATGAAACGTTTTTACGATTTTTTTATACAAAAAGCCCAAGGCTATTATTCTGCAAATCCTAAAATAGGAAGAGGAGATTTTTTTACATCACCAGAACTTGATGAGGCTTTTGGAAAAAGTATAGCTTATTTTTTGAAAGACTACTTAGATACCTTTGATAAGCCTAAGATATTGGAACTTGGAGCTGGAAACGGTATTATGGCAAAAGATATATTGGATGTTTTAGACATTCCTTATATAATATATGAGACAAGCCAAAGATTAGCCAACATTCAAAAACAAATCCTCAAATGTAAAAATGTAATTTGGATAGATGATCTTGACATGTTAGAGCCTTTTGAGGGTATAGTGCTATCAAACGAATTCTTTGATGCTCTTGGTATAGCCCCCATAAAAGATAAAAAGGAGCTTTACATAGAACCACCAAAAGAAATATGGCAAGAGCCTCATGAGGATACAAAAATGCTTATTGATATTCTAAATTTAGATAACGCTTATTACGAATTGCCCATAGATAGTTTTTACATATATCAAAAAATATCAAAGCTTTTAAAAAAAGGATACATACTTAGCATAGACTACGGGTACAAAACATCGCCTTATAAAAACACGATAAGAGGTTATAAAAACTCGAAAATTGTCCAAAATATATACTCAGATGAGATATTTGACATTACGTACATGGTGGATTTTTCTATGTTAGAGAAAATAGGAGAGTATTTTGGTTTTAAAAACGTATTTTTAAAAAAGCAAAGGGAGTTCCTTATGGAAATCCCTTATTTTATGAAGACCATAGAAGAAGTATGCCAGGAGGAGGATGCATACTCCATCGAAAGGTGCTCAAGGCTTAAAAATCTTATACTTAGCATGGGAGAGAGTTTTTATGTGCTTTTACAAGAAAAGCCTTAA
- a CDS encoding flagellar export chaperone FliS yields MYQNLKDSYVENMLFSANPLQLIIIAYDKAIEFMELAIEAIDAGLDNIDNLIKKCEYITKATEAVAILHDSLNFEKGGQVAKDLSNFYRVILEGLLIANQKNDKELLQNMIMMLSGVKQAWEELERREYGSKSVATEKAAPAV; encoded by the coding sequence ATGTATCAAAATTTGAAGGACAGCTATGTAGAAAATATGCTTTTTAGCGCAAACCCTTTGCAACTTATTATTATAGCTTACGATAAAGCTATAGAGTTTATGGAGCTTGCTATAGAAGCTATAGATGCAGGTCTTGACAACATAGACAACCTAATAAAGAAATGTGAATACATTACCAAAGCTACCGAGGCTGTGGCTATACTTCACGATTCTTTGAACTTTGAAAAAGGTGGGCAAGTGGCTAAAGATTTATCAAACTTTTACAGAGTGATATTAGAAGGGCTTTTGATAGCAAATCAGAAAAACGATAAAGAGCTTCTTCAAAATATGATTATGATGTTATCTGGTGTGAAACAAGCTTGGGAAGAGTTAGAAAGGAGAGAATATGGATCAAAATCAGTCGCCACTGAAAAAGCTGCTCCTGCAGTGTGA
- the fliD gene encoding flagellar filament capping protein FliD, producing the protein MAGIALSGFSNLFNSGSILAAVMSSSSLPLLSLSQQAAYMQNQMQEVNYIYNQSMSVFSTMMGFVLNPVTGSMTAISSSSYVLNAIATPNTAPGTYNITVQQLAQPEISLLGSFSSANTQLGQSGTITLFFRSDTSSSGITDNNLSATTPGVQEFNITYNGTNTLQDIVNEINNTAGSDITASIFYNGNTYSLMLAEKQGASTFTTSPSTTQHVIVAQDSSGIFTQNYIQNAQNAVINFGGASVTSNVNQIQNVISGVTLNLSGTGSVILSISQDTSQVANNVSNLINEINNILTPINVLTEKPGTYPSQNSLTSANPFIVPGDFMGNFMLTNLKTQLLSVVQPLENLGVVNYNYQTGQLQFDSNSFQNLLSTSSQTVLNSVTAFVSSLSQAIMNIISPNGALMTEENNISSDYAYTENQIYQMQQSLLLQQQQLQLQFSQVEAIMASSSAEITKLQTLLG; encoded by the coding sequence ATGGCTGGAATAGCTTTGTCTGGATTTTCAAATCTATTTAACAGTGGTAGTATTTTGGCCGCTGTTATGTCATCTAGTAGTTTACCGCTTTTATCACTTAGCCAACAAGCAGCTTACATGCAAAATCAAATGCAAGAGGTAAACTACATATACAATCAATCGATGTCCGTATTTTCCACTATGATGGGCTTTGTATTAAATCCTGTCACAGGCTCCATGACAGCTATAAGTTCAAGCTCTTATGTTTTAAACGCAATAGCTACGCCCAATACGGCTCCTGGTACATATAACATCACTGTTCAGCAACTGGCACAACCAGAAATATCGTTATTAGGAAGCTTTTCATCGGCAAACACACAACTTGGTCAAAGTGGTACTATAACCTTATTTTTTAGATCAGACACTTCATCTTCAGGTATCACTGACAACAATTTAAGCGCCACTACTCCAGGTGTTCAAGAATTTAACATTACGTACAACGGCACAAACACGTTACAAGACATAGTAAACGAAATAAACAATACCGCTGGTTCTGATATAACTGCCTCAATATTTTACAATGGCAATACATATAGTCTTATGCTTGCAGAAAAACAAGGGGCTTCTACTTTCACCACATCTCCTTCCACTACTCAGCATGTGATAGTGGCTCAGGATAGCTCAGGTATATTTACTCAAAACTATATACAAAATGCTCAAAACGCTGTTATAAATTTTGGTGGGGCTAGTGTTACATCAAATGTAAATCAGATTCAAAACGTAATAAGTGGAGTCACGTTAAACCTTTCTGGCACTGGGTCTGTAATTCTTAGCATATCTCAGGATACATCTCAAGTGGCAAACAACGTATCAAATCTTATAAATGAAATAAACAACATACTTACTCCTATAAACGTTTTAACGGAAAAACCTGGCACTTATCCATCTCAAAATTCCTTGACCTCCGCAAATCCCTTTATAGTTCCAGGCGATTTTATGGGCAATTTTATGCTAACAAACTTAAAAACCCAACTCCTTAGTGTAGTTCAACCACTAGAAAATTTAGGGGTTGTAAACTATAACTATCAAACAGGGCAATTGCAGTTTGATTCCAATAGCTTTCAAAATTTACTAAGCACTAGTTCTCAGACTGTCCTCAACTCCGTAACTGCTTTTGTAAGCAGTTTGAGCCAGGCTATAATGAATATCATCTCTCCAAACGGGGCTTTGATGACAGAAGAAAACAACATATCTTCAGATTATGCATATACAGAGAATCAGATATATCAAATGCAGCAATCTTTACTTTTGCAACAGCAACAACTTCAACTTCAATTCTCTCAGGTAGAGGCTATAATGGCAAGCTCTAGTGCTGAGATAACAAAACTTCAAACACTTTTAGGATAA
- a CDS encoding 5-formyltetrahydrofolate cyclo-ligase — protein sequence MSKKELRSIFLKRRDMLSEEDVYKASLEIAKNLSQDKDFKRAKSVMAYIPIRKEVDPLVDMSIYEGKIVSVPKIVDNTLVPCLYKGPFVKSVYNTLEPEECQKTNIDLCLVPGVCFDKHLYRVGFGKGFYDRFLSANKNIFSIGICYDFQIVDSIEKDPFDVKLNKIISENYVIEGGNYQWKLLL from the coding sequence ATGTCAAAAAAGGAATTACGAAGTATTTTTTTAAAAAGACGTGATATGCTCTCTGAGGAAGACGTATACAAGGCTTCCTTAGAGATAGCAAAAAACCTTTCACAAGATAAAGATTTTAAAAGGGCCAAGTCTGTGATGGCTTATATTCCCATAAGAAAAGAAGTCGATCCGCTTGTGGATATGAGTATATACGAAGGAAAGATTGTTTCTGTACCAAAAATTGTTGACAATACACTTGTACCATGCCTTTACAAAGGTCCTTTCGTAAAATCTGTTTACAATACTTTAGAACCAGAAGAATGCCAAAAAACTAATATAGATCTTTGTTTGGTACCCGGTGTTTGCTTTGATAAACATCTTTATCGCGTAGGTTTTGGTAAGGGCTTCTACGATAGATTTTTATCGGCAAACAAAAACATTTTTTCTATAGGTATATGCTATGATTTTCAAATTGTTGACTCTATAGAAAAAGACCCTTTTGATGTAAAGCTTAACAAAATCATTTCTGAAAATTATGTAATAGAAGGAGGTAATTACCAATGGAAACTGTTGTTATAG
- the rimI gene encoding ribosomal protein S18-alanine N-acetyltransferase codes for MIITEMTKEHVDEVIEINNLSFTTDAWNEQGFYREFNLDYSKKWVGLEDGKVIAYAIFWCHDKEAFMMTFAVHPDYRSKGIAFNFLTEVFKLLKKENINYVELDVRKSNLPAIKLYKKLGFSIERERPSFYSDGENAFVMSKEL; via the coding sequence ATGATAATAACAGAAATGACAAAAGAACATGTAGATGAGGTCATAGAGATAAACAATCTATCTTTTACCACGGATGCTTGGAACGAGCAGGGATTTTATAGAGAGTTTAATTTAGATTATTCAAAAAAGTGGGTAGGATTGGAAGATGGTAAAGTAATAGCCTATGCAATATTTTGGTGTCATGATAAAGAAGCTTTTATGATGACATTTGCAGTACACCCAGATTATAGATCAAAAGGAATAGCTTTTAATTTCTTAACAGAGGTTTTCAAGCTTTTAAAAAAAGAAAATATAAACTATGTAGAACTTGATGTAAGAAAATCAAACCTACCAGCTATAAAATTGTACAAAAAGCTTGGATTTTCTATAGAAAGAGAGCGTCCTAGTTTTTACTCAGACGGAGAAAACGCTTTCGTAATGTCAAAAGAGCTGTAA
- a CDS encoding flagellar protein FlaG, producing MTPLELGGLDSVLTNQLNNQTIQNTQTSQPRTAPQSQGDQNTTNTQNLQDEKSIDYSNTSIDNLEKQIQKAIEQLTKNLSYLNTHLNITLDKKADSLVIKIIDNKTNQVIKEIPPEYMIRIAEAINNLVGIVVNKKV from the coding sequence ATGACGCCGCTTGAACTTGGAGGTTTAGATAGTGTGTTGACAAATCAGTTAAATAATCAAACTATACAAAATACTCAAACGAGTCAACCTAGAACAGCTCCTCAATCTCAAGGCGATCAAAATACCACCAATACACAAAATCTACAGGATGAAAAAAGCATAGATTATAGCAATACAAGTATAGATAATTTAGAAAAGCAAATTCAAAAAGCAATAGAGCAACTCACTAAAAATTTATCTTATCTAAACACACATCTTAACATTACGTTGGATAAAAAAGCAGATAGCTTAGTTATAAAAATAATAGACAACAAGACTAACCAAGTAATAAAAGAGATTCCACCGGAATATATGATAAGAATAGCAGAGGCTATTAACAATTTAGTGGGTATTGTTGTAAATAAGAAGGTATAA